The Glandiceps talaboti chromosome 19, keGlaTala1.1, whole genome shotgun sequence genome contains a region encoding:
- the LOC144449939 gene encoding acidic leucine-rich nuclear phosphoprotein 32 family member A-like isoform X2, with protein MEKRVELEKRSKAPQQVLDLNLDNCRSTGTIEGLTDEFINLESLSMINVGLTSLKGFPKLPSLRKLELSDNRISTGLSPLLGSPKLTHLNLSGNKIKDLDTLEPLSKFSNLKSLDLFNCEVTNADNYRDFVFNLVPNLKYLDGYDRNDREAVESESSGDEDDDEGEDSGSGNDDEDDDEDGGSDVVVDEGDSDDDSDDDDDDDDVEVNEEGVSDDESDDDDDDDDDDEGSDDDESGSDVGLAYLTKELPEDQEEEDDFNPDGEVSDEEVEEDSDEDDEDTPRGQKRKRDPDDEGGSDEDD; from the exons GTACTGGACCTAAATCTTGATAATTGTAGGAGTACGGGCACAATTGAAGGATTGACCGATGAATTTATTAATTTAGAATCACTGAGTATGATAAATGTTGGTCTTACAAGTTTAAAAGGTTTTCCAAAATTACCAAGTCTTAGGAAG CTTGAGTTGAGTGACAATAGAATATCAACCGGTCTAAGTCCACTTTTAGGTAGTCCAAAACTTACACATCTTAATTTGAGTGgtaacaaaataaaagatttgGACACACTTGAACCACTG tCAAAATTCTCGAATTTGAAGAGTCTTGACCTATTCAATTGTGAAGTGACCAATGCAGATAATTACAGAGATTTTGTGTTTAATCTGGTACCAAATCTAAAATATTTGGACGGGTACGACAGAAATGACAGAGAAGCAGTTGAATCAGAATCCAGTGGAGACGAAGATGATGATGAGG GTGAAGACAGTGGCTCGGGTAACGATGACGAAGATGATGACGAAGACGGCGGCAGTGATGTCGTTGTTGACGAGGGAGATTCAGATGATGATTcagatgacgacgatgatgacgatgatgtaGAAGTGAATGAAGAGGGCGTTAGCGATGACGAGagtgacgatgatgacgacgacgatgatgatgacgaagGAAGTGACGATGATGAAAGTGGTTCTGATGTGGGTTTGGCATACCTGACAAAAGAACTTCCG GAGGACCAGGAAGAAGAAGATGACTTTAATCCAGATGGTGAAGTTTCAGACGAAGAAGTTGAAGAAGATTCAG ACGAAGACGATGAGGACACACCCAGAGGACAGAAAAGGAAACGAGATCCAGATGACGAGGGGGGTAGTGATGAAGATGATTAG
- the LOC144449939 gene encoding acidic leucine-rich nuclear phosphoprotein 32 family member A-like isoform X1: MEKRVELEKRSKAPQQVLDLNLDNCRSTGTIEGLTDEFINLESLSMINVGLTSLKGFPKLPSLRKLELSDNRISTGLSPLLGSPKLTHLNLSGNKIKDLDTLEPLSKFSNLKSLDLFNCEVTNADNYRDFVFNLVPNLKYLDGYDRNDREAVESESSGDEDDDEGSLADLRYQDGLPVYGCFTGEDSGSGNDDEDDDEDGGSDVVVDEGDSDDDSDDDDDDDDVEVNEEGVSDDESDDDDDDDDDDEGSDDDESGSDVGLAYLTKELPEDQEEEDDFNPDGEVSDEEVEEDSDEDDEDTPRGQKRKRDPDDEGGSDEDD, from the exons GTACTGGACCTAAATCTTGATAATTGTAGGAGTACGGGCACAATTGAAGGATTGACCGATGAATTTATTAATTTAGAATCACTGAGTATGATAAATGTTGGTCTTACAAGTTTAAAAGGTTTTCCAAAATTACCAAGTCTTAGGAAG CTTGAGTTGAGTGACAATAGAATATCAACCGGTCTAAGTCCACTTTTAGGTAGTCCAAAACTTACACATCTTAATTTGAGTGgtaacaaaataaaagatttgGACACACTTGAACCACTG tCAAAATTCTCGAATTTGAAGAGTCTTGACCTATTCAATTGTGAAGTGACCAATGCAGATAATTACAGAGATTTTGTGTTTAATCTGGTACCAAATCTAAAATATTTGGACGGGTACGACAGAAATGACAGAGAAGCAGTTGAATCAGAATCCAGTGGAGACGAAGATGATGATGAGG GTTCGTTGGCTGACTTGAGGTATCAGGATGGCTTACCTGTCTATGGATGTTTTACAGGTGAAGACAGTGGCTCGGGTAACGATGACGAAGATGATGACGAAGACGGCGGCAGTGATGTCGTTGTTGACGAGGGAGATTCAGATGATGATTcagatgacgacgatgatgacgatgatgtaGAAGTGAATGAAGAGGGCGTTAGCGATGACGAGagtgacgatgatgacgacgacgatgatgatgacgaagGAAGTGACGATGATGAAAGTGGTTCTGATGTGGGTTTGGCATACCTGACAAAAGAACTTCCG GAGGACCAGGAAGAAGAAGATGACTTTAATCCAGATGGTGAAGTTTCAGACGAAGAAGTTGAAGAAGATTCAG ACGAAGACGATGAGGACACACCCAGAGGACAGAAAAGGAAACGAGATCCAGATGACGAGGGGGGTAGTGATGAAGATGATTAG
- the LOC144449939 gene encoding uncharacterized protein LOC144449939 isoform X3, protein MINVGLTSLKGFPKLPSLRKLELSDNRISTGLSPLLGSPKLTHLNLSGNKIKDLDTLEPLSKFSNLKSLDLFNCEVTNADNYRDFVFNLVPNLKYLDGYDRNDREAVESESSGDEDDDEGSLADLRYQDGLPVYGCFTGEDSGSGNDDEDDDEDGGSDVVVDEGDSDDDSDDDDDDDDVEVNEEGVSDDESDDDDDDDDDDEGSDDDESGSDVGLAYLTKELPEDQEEEDDFNPDGEVSDEEVEEDSDEDDEDTPRGQKRKRDPDDEGGSDEDD, encoded by the exons ATGATAAATGTTGGTCTTACAAGTTTAAAAGGTTTTCCAAAATTACCAAGTCTTAGGAAG CTTGAGTTGAGTGACAATAGAATATCAACCGGTCTAAGTCCACTTTTAGGTAGTCCAAAACTTACACATCTTAATTTGAGTGgtaacaaaataaaagatttgGACACACTTGAACCACTG tCAAAATTCTCGAATTTGAAGAGTCTTGACCTATTCAATTGTGAAGTGACCAATGCAGATAATTACAGAGATTTTGTGTTTAATCTGGTACCAAATCTAAAATATTTGGACGGGTACGACAGAAATGACAGAGAAGCAGTTGAATCAGAATCCAGTGGAGACGAAGATGATGATGAGG GTTCGTTGGCTGACTTGAGGTATCAGGATGGCTTACCTGTCTATGGATGTTTTACAGGTGAAGACAGTGGCTCGGGTAACGATGACGAAGATGATGACGAAGACGGCGGCAGTGATGTCGTTGTTGACGAGGGAGATTCAGATGATGATTcagatgacgacgatgatgacgatgatgtaGAAGTGAATGAAGAGGGCGTTAGCGATGACGAGagtgacgatgatgacgacgacgatgatgatgacgaagGAAGTGACGATGATGAAAGTGGTTCTGATGTGGGTTTGGCATACCTGACAAAAGAACTTCCG GAGGACCAGGAAGAAGAAGATGACTTTAATCCAGATGGTGAAGTTTCAGACGAAGAAGTTGAAGAAGATTCAG ACGAAGACGATGAGGACACACCCAGAGGACAGAAAAGGAAACGAGATCCAGATGACGAGGGGGGTAGTGATGAAGATGATTAG